One window from the genome of Paramisgurnus dabryanus chromosome 24, PD_genome_1.1, whole genome shotgun sequence encodes:
- the LOC135724348 gene encoding SLAM family member 5-like, with product MEGDSVTLHTDITEIQRDQQILWHGPQKTRIAQIYKQYDVCDPCESFKDRLYLDSQTGSLTITNITITHTGIYQQEIINGRGTLYKRFKVTVHARLPSPDITCTNSSSSSSSSNCSLLCSVLNVTDVRDVSVSWYKGNSLLSSISVSDLNIRLSLPLEVEYQDTNTYSCVLNNPITNQTQHLNITHVCQMCLASQETPSIYYWIAAVVVVVLILAAAAVKYCKRNQQTERDNQEAEVSPMNYINNYMGPDSDEVNLLMVSNGV from the exons ATGGAGGGAGATTCTGTTACTCTACACACTGATATTACTGAAATACAGAGAGATCAGCAGATACTGTGGCATGGACCTCAGAAGACTCGTATAGCTCAAATCTATAAACAGTATGATGTCTGTGATCCATGTGAGAGCTTCAAGGACAGACTGTATCTGGACAGTCAGACTGGATCTCTCACCATCACAAACATCACAATCACACACACTGGAATTTATCAACAAGAGATCATCAACGGCAGAGGAACTTTATACAAGAGATTTAAAGTTACTGTCCATG CTCGTCTGCCCAGTCCTGACATCACCTGTACCAATAGCTCCTCATCATCATCAAGCTCAAATTGTTCATTGCTGTGTTCAGTGTTAAATGTGACAGATGTGAGAGATGTGAGTGTGTCCTGGTACAAAGGAAACAGTTTATTGTCCAGCATCAGTGTGTCTGATCTCAACATCAGACTCTCTCTACCTCTGGAGGTTGAATATCAggatacaaacacatacagctGTGTACTCAACAATCCCATCACAAACCAAACTCAACATCTCAACATCACTCATGTCTGTCAGATGTGTTTAG CTTCTCAAGAGACTCCCAGCATCTATTACTGGATAGCAGCAGTGGTGGTTGTGGTCTTAATTCTAGCAGCAGCAGCAGTCAAATACTGTAAGAGAAATCAACAAACAGAACGAGACA atCAAGAAGCAGAAGTGTCACCAATGAATTACATAAACAATTATATG GGCCCTGACAGTGATGAAGTTAACCTACTAATGGTTTCAAATGGAGTTTGA